A stretch of DNA from Nitrosopumilus zosterae:
AGTGATATTGTACTTATTCTAATGTTTGAAGTATTGATTTTACACTAGAACTTTTTTCCATAATTTTCTTTGGTATTATTCCATTTACAACAGTTTTTCCCTTTTTAATATCTAAATTAATTTCTTGAAAAACACATTGAAGCTTAGATATTTTTTTACTTTCACTTAGAACTTTTCCAGTTTCAACAATCAACCCGTTGATCATCATATTTTCAATCTTTCTATATCCTGAAGTTTTTGGCGCTTTAGATTCTTTAAGGATTTGTGGAATTGTATATTCTTTATCTAAAAGAGTTGTAATAATACATCTTGAGTCATATTCTCCGAACAATTCTAATATTGAATCTGATAAAATTGGGTTGATTATAGTTACAAAATATTTTTCATTTGATTCTTTTATTCTGATGATTTTATCTAGACAATCTCTTTCAAATTTAGAAACATCTAGACTTGAATTTTTTTTGAGAACACTTGTAAATTTTTGAAAATGTTCAATTGAAAGCTTTATGGACATTCCATGTTCTAAAAATAATTCACGTTCAACCTTATGGAGCAGTTCCAAATCCATTTTTTTCTTAATTTCAGATAGTAAAGCATTTGAAATTAATCTGTCAATTCCTCCCATTTATCAATTCTAGATAATGAAAAATATTAAAGCACTGTTTTTTTACTATCATCTATGTCCAAATCAGTAATTGTGATTGATGATGATGAGGATACTGTTAGACTATTTACTGAATTTCTTGAAGAAAGGGGAGTAAATGTTGTCGGAAATGGGTTTAATGGAACCTCTGCTGTTAAGCTATTCAAGGAAACTAATCCTGATGTAGTTCTAATAGATCTAAACATGCCTAACGGGAGTGGTTATTACGCAATTAAAAAAATTCAAGAAGTTAATCCCAAGGCACGGATTGTTGCTGTTTCTGCAGACAGTAATTACACTACGGAGGAAAAATTGGAAAAACTTAACATACCTCTTATTCAGAAACCATTCAAAATGGATCAAGTAATTTCAATCATAAATGATTGATCCCACTTTTGGAACATTTCATATAGTGTTATATTGTAAAATTCATAAAATTTCTATGATTAAAATGAGTAAGCGAGTCACAATCATGATTGATGAAGACCTTGATAAAAAACTCCGACTTCGTCAAGCAAAATTAATTCAACAAGAACAGACTTCATACAGTTATTCTAAAGTATTGAATGAATCACTGCGTAAAGTTCTAAAATAACTAGAGTAGAATCTAGTAAGATTTTATTTCATTTATTAGAATAGGTTAAAGATAATGAATTATTATTATATTTTAGAAAAATGATTGATCTTTTAGATCCTACAAATGTGATAACTAGGATGTTTAGTGCTGGAAAATATGAAGAAATGTACAATTATTGTAAAAATC
This window harbors:
- a CDS encoding response regulator; translation: MSKSVIVIDDDEDTVRLFTEFLEERGVNVVGNGFNGTSAVKLFKETNPDVVLIDLNMPNGSGYYAIKKIQEVNPKARIVAVSADSNYTTEEKLEKLNIPLIQKPFKMDQVISIIND
- a CDS encoding transcriptional regulator; translation: MGGIDRLISNALLSEIKKKMDLELLHKVERELFLEHGMSIKLSIEHFQKFTSVLKKNSSLDVSKFERDCLDKIIRIKESNEKYFVTIINPILSDSILELFGEYDSRCIITTLLDKEYTIPQILKESKAPKTSGYRKIENMMINGLIVETGKVLSESKKISKLQCVFQEINLDIKKGKTVVNGIIPKKIMEKSSSVKSILQTLE